Proteins co-encoded in one bacterium genomic window:
- a CDS encoding class I SAM-dependent methyltransferase — protein sequence MKEKINLKAQTRCTLCASPTNLFYETNKSQYHRCNNCSAVMLDSKYFLSKQAEKIRYEEHNNDVEDAGYQKFVAPIVNQVVQNFNVQHLGLDFGSGTGPVISKLLSDKGFRMRLYDPFFFNDTQNLKSKYDFIVCCEVIEHFHNPSKEFGLLRSLLNQKGILYCMTDIYTDKTNFKDWYYKNDPAHVFFYHKKTVEWIQKHFNFSGFRTQDRLIQFWD from the coding sequence ATGAAAGAAAAAATAAATTTAAAAGCGCAAACACGATGTACTTTATGCGCTTCGCCAACAAATCTATTTTACGAGACAAATAAAAGTCAATATCACAGATGCAACAACTGTTCTGCCGTAATGTTAGACTCTAAATATTTTCTTTCCAAACAGGCAGAAAAAATCAGATACGAAGAACATAATAATGATGTAGAAGATGCGGGATATCAAAAATTTGTTGCGCCTATTGTTAATCAAGTCGTGCAAAATTTCAATGTCCAACATTTGGGATTGGATTTTGGGTCAGGAACAGGTCCTGTTATCTCAAAACTTTTAAGCGATAAAGGATTTAGGATGAGATTATATGACCCGTTTTTTTTCAACGATACCCAAAACCTTAAATCAAAATACGATTTTATAGTATGTTGCGAGGTAATAGAACATTTTCATAATCCATCAAAAGAATTCGGGCTCTTAAGGTCTCTGCTTAATCAAAAGGGCATATTATACTGCATGACAGATATTTACACCGACAAAACTAATTTCAAAGATTGGTATTACAAAAACGACCCTGCGCACGTATTCTTTTACCATAAAAAAACGGTTGAATGGATCCAAAAACATTTCAATTTTTCGGGATTTAGGACACAGGACAGACTGATTCAATTCTGGGACTAG
- a CDS encoding dihydrodipicolinate reductase, translating to MEKIRIGLFGFGRTGKIVANEFLQDSNFSLEWVVRKTPRNKHKFASDLLGYEYEAGEIFSIAEIDESFFKNNPVDIIVDFASSKAVNYYEKAAGLGIKIISAISNYKEQDLNKLLSLKSQTAVLYSPNITLGINFLLIASQVLQEIAPHADIEIVEEHFREKRDISGTAKKLASILNLNEKTNVNSIRVGGIVGKHEIIFGLQNQTIRLAHDSISRAAFGQGAVFASKWLIKKHKGLYSMEQIITEMFKKHLPVY from the coding sequence ATGGAAAAAATTCGCATTGGACTATTTGGATTTGGAAGAACCGGCAAAATTGTTGCAAACGAATTCCTTCAAGATAGCAATTTCTCTTTAGAATGGGTTGTGCGTAAAACCCCTAGGAATAAGCATAAATTTGCTTCAGACCTTCTTGGTTATGAATATGAAGCTGGAGAAATATTTTCCATTGCCGAAATAGATGAGTCCTTTTTTAAAAATAATCCCGTAGATATAATTGTTGATTTTGCCAGTTCCAAAGCCGTAAACTATTATGAAAAAGCCGCAGGATTAGGTATTAAAATAATTTCGGCAATTTCTAACTACAAGGAACAAGATCTAAATAAACTCTTGTCGTTAAAATCGCAGACAGCTGTGCTTTATTCACCCAATATCACTCTCGGTATTAATTTTCTGCTTATAGCATCTCAAGTCCTTCAGGAGATAGCTCCTCACGCAGATATAGAAATTGTAGAAGAACATTTCAGGGAAAAACGGGACATATCGGGAACAGCAAAGAAACTAGCTTCTATCCTAAATCTTAATGAAAAGACAAATGTTAATTCAATCCGTGTTGGTGGAATTGTAGGCAAACATGAGATAATTTTCGGTTTACAGAATCAAACCATAAGATTGGCGCACGATAGTATCAGTAGAGCGGCCTTCGGTCAGGGAGCCGTATTTGCGTCAAAATGGCTTATAAAAAAACATAAAGGTTTATACTCAATGGAACAGATAATTACCGAAATGTTCAAAAAACATTTGCCTGTTTACTAA
- a CDS encoding glutamate-5-semialdehyde dehydrogenase — protein MDIKTQVLKIAQEAKKASYKLAMASTKDKNKALGKMADDLLKAKNTLIKANKQDLESARKKKLSSAFIDRLTLNEERISKMASDIRDIVKLQDPVGTIIKTWERPNGLKISKKRVPIGVIGIIYESRPNVTSDAATLCLKAGNAVILRGGSESFNSNKKLAEILRSSLKGTAIPEEAIQFIPTTDRKAVDELLKLNTHIDLIIPRGGEELIRKVTENSYIPVIKHYKGICHVYVDRFANLKMAKDICFNAKVQRPGVCNAMETMLVDEKIAKEFLPSMFKKFKSAKVEIRGCAKTRKIVKGIKSANESDWYAEYLDLILAVKIIPGVDDAIEHINTYSTHLSDAIVTENNLNAQKFLNEADSATVYVNASTRFTDGGEFGLGAEIGISTDKIHARGPMGLEELTTYKYIVFGDGQVRK, from the coding sequence ATGGATATAAAAACTCAAGTTCTGAAAATAGCTCAAGAGGCGAAGAAAGCTTCGTATAAGCTGGCTATGGCTTCTACCAAAGATAAGAACAAAGCTTTGGGGAAGATGGCGGATGATTTATTGAAAGCAAAAAACACCTTAATTAAAGCAAATAAACAGGATTTAGAAAGCGCCCGCAAAAAGAAACTTTCTTCCGCTTTTATTGACCGGCTCACTCTTAATGAAGAAAGAATTTCGAAGATGGCATCCGATATAAGAGACATCGTTAAACTCCAAGACCCGGTTGGAACTATTATAAAAACTTGGGAAAGACCAAACGGTCTTAAGATAAGCAAAAAAAGAGTTCCGATTGGTGTAATTGGGATAATATATGAATCAAGACCGAATGTTACAAGTGATGCTGCAACACTGTGCTTAAAAGCAGGCAATGCCGTAATTCTAAGAGGCGGTAGTGAGTCTTTTAATTCTAATAAAAAGCTAGCGGAAATACTGAGGTCATCATTGAAAGGAACAGCAATACCCGAAGAAGCTATTCAGTTTATCCCGACAACAGACAGAAAAGCTGTGGATGAACTTCTTAAACTAAACACTCATATAGACCTCATAATTCCAAGAGGTGGCGAAGAATTAATAAGAAAAGTTACGGAAAATTCCTACATTCCTGTAATCAAACATTATAAAGGTATATGCCACGTATATGTTGACAGATTCGCCAACTTAAAAATGGCAAAAGATATATGCTTTAATGCTAAAGTACAAAGACCGGGCGTATGCAACGCTATGGAAACAATGCTTGTTGATGAGAAAATTGCCAAAGAATTTTTGCCGTCGATGTTCAAGAAATTCAAGTCAGCAAAAGTCGAGATTAGAGGATGCGCTAAGACAAGAAAGATAGTTAAAGGTATAAAATCCGCAAACGAATCCGACTGGTATGCCGAATATCTCGACCTTATTCTTGCTGTTAAAATAATTCCGGGGGTAGATGACGCGATTGAACACATCAATACCTACAGCACGCATCTTTCGGATGCGATAGTAACCGAAAATAATCTCAATGCCCAAAAATTCTTAAACGAGGCGGACTCCGCCACTGTTTATGTAAATGCTTCCACAAGATTTACCGACGGCGGCGAGTTTGGTCTCGGCGCAGAGATTGGTATATCAACCGATAAAATCCATGCGCGCGGCCCGATGGGGCTTGAGGAACTGACAACTTATAAATATATCGTGTTTGGCGATGGACAGGTGAGGAAATAA
- a CDS encoding FAD:protein FMN transferase, with product MEITLINQNDKVINETVKKIRILENKLSIFKKSSEIKKINALKKDKLQKVSKDVYEVIERSVYFSKLTDGAFDITISSLLKLWKFEEGKLKEIPSEKEINKALESVGWENIIFTPTKPVHSLQRQAGGEIGFKQDGISINLGGIAKGYIVDKAISYLNAKGIKSALINAGGDVYCLGEKENGESWNVGIRHPRKKKGVIGILKLKNKAVATSGDYEQFFALKGKKFCHIINPQTGYPVDSAIIQVTVVTETCIDADALATALMVMGKEKGIELIEKLANTEVVIIEEKEEKLDISYTKGLEEIIEIYD from the coding sequence GTGGAAATAACCCTTATTAACCAAAACGATAAAGTCATCAATGAAACTGTAAAAAAAATAAGAATATTGGAAAACAAGTTAAGCATATTTAAAAAGAGCAGTGAAATAAAAAAGATAAATGCGCTGAAAAAGGATAAATTACAAAAGGTATCTAAAGATGTTTATGAAGTAATTGAAAGATCAGTCTATTTCAGTAAATTAACGGATGGTGCTTTTGATATAACAATCTCCTCGCTTCTTAAATTATGGAAGTTTGAAGAAGGAAAACTTAAAGAAATCCCGTCTGAAAAAGAAATAAACAAAGCACTTGAATCCGTTGGATGGGAAAACATAATATTTACTCCAACAAAACCTGTTCATTCCTTGCAAAGGCAAGCAGGCGGAGAAATCGGTTTTAAGCAAGATGGCATAAGCATAAATTTAGGCGGAATTGCTAAAGGATATATTGTGGATAAGGCTATATCCTATTTAAATGCAAAAGGAATCAAATCAGCTCTCATAAATGCGGGAGGAGATGTTTATTGTCTGGGCGAAAAAGAAAATGGAGAATCTTGGAATGTCGGTATACGTCATCCAAGAAAAAAGAAGGGAGTTATAGGGATATTAAAACTGAAAAATAAAGCAGTAGCTACTTCAGGCGATTACGAACAATTTTTCGCTTTGAAAGGAAAAAAGTTTTGTCATATAATTAACCCTCAAACTGGTTATCCTGTGGATAGCGCCATAATTCAAGTCACAGTAGTTACAGAAACTTGCATCGATGCAGACGCGCTTGCAACCGCTTTAATGGTGATGGGAAAAGAAAAAGGGATAGAATTGATAGAAAAACTCGCCAATACCGAGGTCGTGATAATAGAAGAAAAAGAAGAAAAACTCGATATAAGTTATACTAAAGGGTTGGAAGAAATTATTGAAATATATGATTAA